cgcaatatttaaaaaatcactAATTTCATGGGTTTTGTTCGACGGTAGTAAATGGTagtaaatagtttgatatttGGTTATATTTAAGAAGTTttccaaaattacaaaattgtcACAATCTAATAAATCCTATTTTTCCGTTAGAATGCCACGTCAGGTCTACTGAAATTATTAactttaagaagaaaaagaatctttttccttgttttttatttttttattttttgttcttcCCATCAATTTCTTCAAATTCTCATCTTCAACCTTTGCTTCTTCATCATAATTTTTCTTCCAATTCTCTCTTTCACCACACTTCCTCTCGTACAAGCTTCAATTTCCTTTTTGTGTTTTGAGATCATAGCTTCTGTTTTTGATTCTTGAGCTTGTTTATATTAACTCTTTGATCGATACTCTTAAAATTGGATCATCGTTTCTACCGACTGCGATTCCCCATTTACCACCTCGATATCCCCGTCAACCGTTGCCCCCACCATCGAAGACGGCCGTTGTATTCTGAACCCGAAGAATGAGGCAGTCGCCGGTCTTCGGAGACGATTACGCCCATGGAACTCACATCCAATCCTTCTCCTCAGCTTCGCTTTTCCCTTCTTCTTCCCGCAGAGATGTTTATTACAGGTTCAATCTAATCTTTGCCTCCTATCTCTCACTGTGTACTCAACTTTTAGTTTTACAGGTATATGTTTGTATATACTGTTCGGGTTTCTGATTCTCTTTTTGTGTTTTGTCCTGAATGGAGGGTTGGGTAAATTGTCTGATTTAAGGAACGGGTTTGGGACCACTTCTTTGTTTGTACATTACTTGAATCGGTTTTGAACTGATTAGTATTGAAATCATGAATTCTTCTTGAGTACGATGTGATCCCTGACTGCTTTTGGTGAAAGATTTTTTGGGTTCGGTTACGTTGGAATTCAACAGATTTTTGtgttaaaaagagaaaaataatagtTTTTTGTGTTTATATTGGGATTGGAGAACTGTCAATAGATGTAATAGAGCAGAACTGTAGGGTACTCCCCTGACTGGGCTGACCTGTTTAAGAAATTCTGGTTGTAATTAGCATGATGGAGATGGCTATAATCTTTCTCGACTTTGATGCACTTATTTAAATCAATTGTTGGGGAAGACAGTTTAACAATGAACTGTGATTGGAGTTTGTTGATTAAGATTGAAACTTCACCTCTATTTGTATACTTCCATCATAATCATAACGAACTCTGCCATGTGGTTGATTTGTAGTGTATATATTCAATTCTCttcattttcatatttgaaAATCTCTCCCCTCTGCTTGCTCTGGTAAATTCCATTAACTTTTCTCACGTTTCATGAAGAAAAAGAGACGAACAACAATCCAGTGGGCCTTTTATGaaaaagattttaaccaatagGAACTCTCTTTAGATGTTAGAAAGTTTGTCATattcatattcaattctttgaTATTCAATTCTTTGGATGTTAGGAACTCTCTTTGGATGTAGTACTAGTAATTAACGTATATTTGATCCAAGACTCATGGATTTCATTAGAAGATGAGAAATTAAGAGAAGGATCATGTACTTTCATTGAGGAAAATGCCTGAGACTAATTCAGACCACAAATCTATTAGTCAAAAACCTTGTTGCAAATCCTGTTTCTAGGGGAGATGAAGTTGGTAAATCTTGTCCTAAACCTTAGTTAAATTGATTCTATGGAACGTAAAGACAACTTTATGTCCAAAACCTTAATCTTTATGTTAAGAAAAAGCAAAGGacagtttaaaaaaataataataattagcgGCTGTTAAGAACTGCGCTGCAAGTCCTTTGCAGCCTTTGAGTCCAGAGTACTCATGAAATTGGAAACCTTGACATTTGATTGTGGGGATTCAAGTAGCTTGACATTTGAAAATGCTTTATTACTGTAATTTTGTGTGAAATGGTAGATAATGACAATTATACATCTTAAAGTCATCCTGGAATATATATACCCAAGATCAATTTTGTTAAGCACAAATTTTGATGGGGCCGACAAAGTTGGAGTTCTAGTACCATTCCATTCCCATGGCTATCCCTAGCATTAACTAAGCCACCTCTATGTATGCTATGCATTTTCTATTTGCTTGCTGGTCAACTTGTAATGATTCTGTTTTATTTCATACAGCTGTGGGGCTTGTGGATACGAACTGAACTTGAGCTCTATTAACCGCAACACATCGACCATTGGCTCTAAATATGGTAAATCGATAAAGCGAGGGATCATATCATTTCTAAACATCGACGAAAGCAGATTTACACAGGTTGATGAACTTCAATGTGTGCCTCATTTCTCAAAAAACTCTTGGGGTCTGTTTCGCCGAAGAATCAAACTACTGTGTCGAAAGTGTGGAAACTATATTGGAAACGCTCACAGCAACCATACTGCCTCCTCACCACTTGTTTCAGATGGATCAGATTCATCATCCTTGCCCAATGAAGTCTCAAGGTGCATGAAATATGAAGTAAAAATTCGTGCTTTACAGCCTTCATCTTCCAACGAATTTGAGCCATCGATTATTTAAACAAGGACAAGAACAATGGTGGTTTGTTGAATGGGTTCTTTggagctaaaagaattgaattGCCTAGCAGCAACAAATACAGGGATTCTCGATATGTTTGCTGTGTTTAAGTTGTGAATAGAATCGGGTTTCAAATGGAAGGGAAGTGTGTATTTGAAAGGATTCACAGCTATTGTTATTGCGTAACTTAAAGTATGATTTATACGAGTGAATTGTTTCAATGATACTGATGTTTTTAGTTTGTTGTTCATTGTTTTCATTTTGCTTAATAAATAATTTGGTGAGATCAAGAAAGTAAATATTTTGGTCTAACCTATAACTGGTAACGATTTAGTATTTCCAATTTGTAACGATTTAGTATTTCCAATTTGTAACGATTTAGCATTGGTTATTTTCAATTTGTAACGATTTAGCATTGGTTATTTTCAATTTGTAACGATTTAGTATTTCcaatttataacaatttagtttTTCTAACGTAATAATATAGTCTTTATATAACATTAGAAAGATTGTCATGATAtccttttttgtttattttttgaaCTACGAAGATTAGGTGACattcatttttaatatatatattttttatgatagattaaattgttataaatttgaatgtatataaattaaattattattaattaaagtttaataaataatttattactTATAATAAAGTTTAGGGATCAAAAGTGTATTTTAACTTATTAATTTTGTTGCCAAAAAATACGtaaagactaaattgttactaATTAAAAATGGCTTCACTTAAATGACTGAATACAAGCTCGTACTCAATATCATAATATACAAATATATGAGGATCTTAATTTAgctaaaaaatagattttttaaatattaaaaatatatataaaataaaataaactttataaaaaatagtttataaaatatctatataatTTTCTGAGcctatatatattaaacaaaaatacCCTATTATACTTCTATGAGTTAGTATTAATAGAGTAGGCTAGCTCTACGTCGATGTATGTTATCCCAtgcataaaaaagtatattattaTGTATAGTTGATAATCCGATCTTCTTGAAATATGTACTTATTTTTATGCATCTCATCTCATTATACATATAAAATTAGCTATAAATTTTGAAGAAGATACTTAATTACATTTCAAACTACACTCATTTACATtgatttgtatacatttttctcaatttctgaatcttaaaaaagatttaaaaaaagaaaatttgatcaCAACACATGCTTGAAATATGcactaaaatattattatttaaaaaataaaaacattgcAGCAGAAGATAAATGAAACTCAAATGTATTTTTCTATAAAACTTGAGTGAAATTTAGAATAAAAACAATGTGTGTGTAAAACAGAGATAAGACTTGTGTCCTAGACTTGTCTCCAATTATTAAAGATATGTGTGTCTTTCTTTATTGAATGTACTTCCCAATAAAAGCAAAACAGACACGTTTACAATTtgacaaaattaatatttaataatcatattcttttaaaaagaaaagaatttcttttaatactttttggggaattgttttttaaataacgctattttagaaaataatataaaaatggaTTAAAAAGTAAAgtattgtcaaaaataaaatagtgaAGTCGTAGACTGGGTATACGATTTTTATTacacatatttttattttaaaaagttttttagaattttcaaaCGAATAATCAAACATATTTAGTTGAAAATGCtagcaattttttttagaatcatGTCTGATTTCAATCTTTAGTTGAATTTCAATTTAGCTTTTATAATCAATTCTTATTTCATTATTAGTTGAAATTATAATTGTTAAGCAAGATTTTTATGCAAGATTGATTGAAAGTATTTGATCTTAAGCATGTCTTTCTTctaatcttttctttaatttccaattataattttaattaattaatcattcTTGAGATAgagatttctttttttctcttaaatgTAACAACATTGAAACCTAAAGACTTAAGGTAAAGTCTAAATATTTCATGAAAACCGCTGAGATGAAAATGAATTCTTTAAATTTAGTATGAACTAGATTCAATTCttgtttcataaataaaatgttattaatattttttgaaCCTTTTAGTTGTGGATTGAATTAGATTGTAATAGATTTATTTGTGTATGATGAAAAGATTGTTAGAACGAACCATACCCACTTTAATTTTgcttttatctttaaatttactGCATAATTCACAAAAACTTTCCTTTCATACATTAGAATTCTTGCACTTTTAATTTAAGATTTGTATACCTAAATATTGATTCGCTTGGGTTTGTCCCGAAAACTTATCTTTTAAATAGTTTGTTGATATATAATTTGGGTTATAAATACCTTTCATTGGAGGGTTCTTAACCCATTTgcatttcttatctttttttacAACACCCTTGCATTTTCAAAACAATCACTAAAAGGCAAAAGTCTATTATAATTGACTTGCTATAAAGGATAAATATTAtccattttgctatttttaaccATTTATTCATTTAAGCAAATCATGACTTTAATATGTATGAATTTTGTTGATACTTTCTAACTATGACAATGTAGTCATCGAGCTTATGTAGTCATTGAACTTTCAAATGAGATTTCTTACCTTAACAACACTTATAAATTGATTACAAGATCAAATGcaattataaactataaaaactAACATGATATAAAAACAGTTACACTTTAGTTAAACAAAAAGACTAAAGCTATTACAAGTTTAAAAATGGGgtgttttcaaaaatataaaaaagcggcaaaatatttaaatcgatagaacaatttcaaaaacggaaaaaacctataggtccaccgtgtaaaataccaaaaatatcccgtcaaccacgtcgtcaacaacgcgcgtataatatatttgcgatcgtttagatttcgttATTGTTTtttacgcaatcgtttagatatgactacaatttatcttttcaattctatcatttaattttgttacacgatcgtttaatttgattatcgttcagatttggtcatttagatttgaggacccaaatcttcaaatctaaatgatttaaaaaaaaaaaaaaattggtacacgatttttttaattcttttggtacacggcgatgattttttttttacacgatcatttacttttttttgtatggtagtttacatttggctacttcaatccaaatgattttttttttttcaaattcttcatgcacgatcttttattttttatacgatcgtttaatttagttacgtaatttggttacacgtttagtaatttggttacgtttaaatttggttacacgtttagatttggtaccccaaatctttttttttgtaccccaaatctttttttttttcaaaatttggtacacgatttttttaattcttttattacACGATGTTTAGAGAATGATTTAAGTTTTTTATACGATTGACTacttaaatctaaatgatttttttcaagattctttatacacgatcttttattttttttacacaatcgtttactttttttttaacgatCATTTGGCTTTTTTATactatcgtttacatttgactattCCAATCAAAATGATTCTTTTatctaaatgattcttttttcaagattctttatagacgatcttttgtttttatacacggttgtttatttttttacacgatagtttatatttgactactccaatctaaaagatttttttcaagatcctctataaacgatcatttagattttgctattttcttTTTACAGTCATCTAAATTAGGttaaccaaatataaatgacgtaaaaaaagaaagacgagggaaagaaatcgaaacaagaggaaaataaaagaaacaaattaaacgatgtaaataaataattaaaaaataagaaagatgatagaaagaaatcgtagaaaagaaataataagaggaagatgaaagaaatcgcaagagaaaaacaattttatagcaagaaagatgaaagaaatcacagcagCAAGACGATTTTAGcgcgaggaagagaaaaatatagaatgacaaatctgaaatatttaaaaatgactaactttatggactttgttacgcgggccgtaaatagtttggtattttgttttcccattaaaaatctaaattattgaGTAAGTTTTAATTTAGAGACAAAGATTGTGACTTCATCAAAGTTCAAAATAGTTTAGAGAGAATTTAATCACATAAAtgacataaaatataatataagtaGAAAACAAAACTGGGGCCTTTCTCATTTCTTATTAGAAGTTAAATTCCAGTAGcttgaaaaatatttcaaaaggaaACAACAAAATCACAAGACAAGCTAAGGTGGGGAGGAGGAAGTAATGgacatataaattataagatagaGAAAATCAATAATGTTGGACAACCAACCAACCTAAGTCTCCAAGTAGTGCAGAGaacatcaacatcatcatcatTTCAGGCATATAATTTAGAGAGGTCTTCGGAGAAAGCCTTTCTAATTACATCTCTTTTAAGCTTGAGAGCTGCAGTAACCAGTCCAGATTCTGGTGTCCATGGATTTGATAGCAATTTTATTTTTGCAGGGATCTCAAACTTCTCTAACCGAGCCTTCTTTGCTTCCTGTCAATACGTATAAAAACATAGTTTCATATCAATTTGGTTCAAGAAACGCATGAGTTTTGAGTGTATCATAAATGGGGGATTTTCAAAATGTTGCCATTTTTCGTTCAAAAAGAAGGTGAGGATTAGGAACTTTGTTGTTTTGGGAGGATTTGGTATTAAATTAACAATAAACTTCATACTTGCAGGACTGAACCCTTGCGCCATGGGTGCAAGCACTCTAGCCGCTAAAGTGGAAAGTCGGTTTGGTTTTATGGGTTTCAAAGCAAACCAAGAACTTATCCAAACCGGTCGGTTTTATAAATAAGGGATTAAACCGATGTccaagaaaaaacaaaactaacGGATTGATTTTTATTTGGTTCAATTTTTGATTGGTTTGGTTAATGGTAGATTCagtttttggtattttattttatttttattctaattaattatttatttatttatttttatgtttacaTTTGTGTTTTGAATTGGCCTTTTAAGCTACTTCCAAATTGACATATGGTCTAGgacatttttattctttttcttgtcACTTTTCTAAACATACATGCTCCACAACAAttggattcttttttttttctaaacaacAAAAATACATGCACCTTACTAAATAAAATACTATCTGATACGTAATGTTAGAGTTTGGTTCACTTTTGATTGgtttttcaataaaaaaccgATATGAACCGAGACCTTTTGGTTTTCTCCAAATACAAGCCAAGATGTCCAATTTGATActaaaaccaaaccaaaccaaatgAGTAGGTTGGTTTAGTTTTCCGGTTTTTTGTCGCACTCCTCCACAAAATGCGAAGTGGGTGTTTTAGTCGTTTTGGGAAGATGATAAGTAAATGAAGAACCAAAGGTCAAAAGCATGTTGGAATTGgataagaaaaaaaaccaaatttatGGCAGAAAACCGATACCTTTATAAGTGATGCATGAACTTCCTTTACTACTTCTTCTTTACGACAGAGTTCAGCGAAGTCACTTGTGTCAATTCCTTGCTTAGAAGCCCATCCTTCTACTGCATGTTGAGAGGCCACAACAAGAGCAACACAGAAACTATGAAATGGATCAGCGTGTAGCATAATATTGTCAACATACGGGCTCACACTGAGTGCAGCTTCTACCTGTAGGGAAACAATAAACATTAGTTTGGAAAGCTAAAAACATGGATATAAAAATAAACTAGGTAATCTTGCATGTCATGCCTTCCCCAAAGAAACATATTCTCCATGTTGAAGTTTGACTATATCCTTTTTACGGTCAATGATTTCAAGGCAACCATCAGCGTGAAATTGCCCTATGTCGCCAGTGTAGAACCACCGCATTCCCCTCTCATCAACCTTTGCAACAAAAAGACATTCCATCATTTGCAAATTTGAGAAAATAATACTATATGGATCAACAATGAGACTTTACCTTGTATGATTCTTTagttttttcttcatttttgaaATATCCAAGTGTAACATTTGGACCACCAATTACAATTTCTCCCCGTGGCCTTGGCAAATCACTAGTTAAGTATCCACCTTCGGGCCAATCAATCAACTGAGAGGGTAAATAAATAACTTAAAGTTGATCACTAGAGAACAAATGCAAAAAAGATAATCATAGAAAAACATCCAAGAGAATTATCATTGAATAGGGAAAAGGGTAGATGCAAAAACTAAATATAGTGGCTCTTGGTCTACTCAGTAACCTCAAAGCTAGCAGGCTGTTATTCAAGGttgattattttgtttaatCACTTTTTCCAAGTCTCCATTGCTGGACGTAATACATCCATGATTCATTGATTCATCAGGCAAGTGAATTTCAAATGATAAATACAACAAGCTAACTATTTTTGCCCAAGGCCTTCTTGGCCTTATGTAGTTCTCGTTTAGATGCACAGCATACTTGTAGTTGTAAGTAACCCAGTAACCCATTCAAATACCTACACTTGTAAACAGATAATTGAACGTTCAATAAGGGATCAGTAGACAAGGATGCATATATACCTTAACAAATGAGCAAGGAAGTGGGGCTCCTACCCTACCAACAgtcaagtcatcaaactcagAGAATGTTCCACCAGCACAAGTTTCAGTAAGACCGTAACCCTGACCTATTGGAGCACTGAAAATAGGATGCCATGAGATACTTATGCAAGATGGCAACTGCAATACTAATTCCCGCAGACATGCATTCATGGAAAAATGGACCATTAACCTAGTTTAAATATCTATTATTGGTTGTAGGATTGTAGCATATTGGCCAACTAGTCAAGTCAACTACCAAACTATATCAGGGACATGTAGCATAGGATTCATCAGCACTTTTATTGTCAATAATCCTTGATAGTTTTAACAGCAGATATAATTGgatcaataaaattaaatgacaattagaaaaatatatacGAGGCTCAAACCTCATGAAATAGTTTAAAACCCTAAACGCATTTAGGCAAGCACATTCTTTGGTATCAGTTGTGTAATTTATATCCAGATTGGATATCGAATGGTCCGTAGGCATCTGAAATTTAGAAATCCAGCAGTAAAGCTTCATTTGTTCTTAGATAATTGTCTGTATGATAGACACATCAACTCTGAGAGTAAAAGTCCGTCATTCATAAGATTTCCATGTCATACCTACCTGAGACAGATGTTGATGAATCTTTGGGTATCCCCAGAAAGGGGTGCCCCTCCAGACAACAAAAATCGAAGGCGACCTCCAAGAATTGCTTGTACCTTTCTAAACACAAGAAAGTTCCACAAAAGCTTTTCCAGACCCCAAGCCCCAAACCAACTACCATTCATGGCAGATAACCTACGAGAATATgccaaatcaaataatttcttTGCCAATCCACCTGTCCCATTCACCTGAAATCAGAAAAttcactatttttttaattctccaACAAACGGGTAAAGAATGCACGAGTGTTCAAATAAATGCAATACGAACAAAAATGTGCACGCAAAATTGACAAACCTTTTTAAGAACCCCTTCTCGAACACGATCTAAAATTGCTGGGACAGCAGTCATTACTGTTGGCACAAGAGCAGTTGCATCACCCTTTGTCCCTCGTTTAATCTTGTTAGACGTGTCAGTAAGTGTCAAAGGAGACCCATATCCAATAGCACATCCAACACCAGCCATTACGTTCTACAAgtaaaacaaatataaaatataagaattaGTCATAAAGCAGCAAAGAGAAATGTAAATTTGCATTTTACTAAACAGTAACATAAGCTACCAAAATTATGAAACCAAAAGAATACACACCTCTGCTGCTAACTCAAGGATATGAGCCATGGGTAAGTATGCAAGATAGGTATCCTTCTTCCCCAGACCAGGAACTATAGTCATGACAGCAGAAACTGTGGCCAAGACATTTGCATGCGTCATCATCACACCCTGTGACACGGCCATTATAAATACATTATCCAAATCAGTTCCAGAACATCAAAGAAATGTAAAACAAAATAGTCAACTACAAAACAAGTGGATGAAGTGGAAAAACAACACAGAAACACACATTATCAAAGATAACATTTCAAGATATATTAAGGTTTCAAATTTCCTATGTACAGAGAGAATACTCACAGCAGAAGCGTAGGAAATGTAATGCATATAACACAACATCAAAGCTTGGGAAAATGATCAATCATAAAGCCTAAAAGATAGTTTAATTAGAGGGGTAATAAAAATGAAACTTGAGTGAGGTATAGGCAAGCCAAACGTGTGTGTACGTAAACACATATGTATGTTTGAGCTGATGTACATACATGCATGTGTGTACACAAGTACCTACAAACAAACATAGATGTTTCCCACCTTGGGTAATCCAGTACTTCCACTCGTATACATTATAACTGCAATGTCAGCTGACATGGGTAACTCAGCACCCACGTTACATTCTTGGCCAAGCAATTGAACTTTAGCAAATGAGGTAATTTTCCAGTCCCCATTCGGCTCAGAATTTATAATGCTTTGAGGAATCTCATCCATACATATCACATTCTTCACTGTCTTAAGCTGTCCACTGATACCTAACAGCTTACTTAACTCTTTGTGGCCACATATCACAGTCGTGACTTCTGTCTGGAGATGAAAAGAAGAGCATATATCAGGTATAAATAATCAAAAGAGCTCAATGCTTGGTAAGATGTTTTAATTTTAGGATCCTGCAAGCAGATAACCAAGAAAACAAATTGAGCATGAAGGAAAAAGGGGATCAAATTTGAGAGCAAAAACATGTTTAAATAAACACTGGGCTTGCTTCCTGATCcaatttcaaaaaatttagGTAGGAATAGtgtatagagagagagagaacctCGTTCAACGAGTGACATAATGCCTCTTCCCCTAAAGATGCATATATAGTTACAACAGTGATATTGCGCCTAAAGCATCCCTGGTACATGTAAACACACAGGTCATATTATAGAATTACGATAAATGTTTAGCGATACTATTTCGAGAAAATTGGCCTTGCAAAAGTTAGAGCTCAGATAAACTAATGTATAATAAAACATATCGACAATAACAAGTATCAAAACGTATACACAAATCAAACATGAAAGAGAAAAACCTGCAAAGCAATAAACCATTCTTCTCTAGTGTCAGCAAAGATTGCTGCACGTTCTCCCTTATTATGCCCAATTTGCACTAAACCAGAAGCAAAGCTACACACAGCTTCAAATGCTT
This region of Cucumis melo cultivar AY chromosome 7, USDA_Cmelo_AY_1.0, whole genome shotgun sequence genomic DNA includes:
- the LOC103487585 gene encoding uncharacterized protein At4g08330, chloroplastic, with the protein product MRQSPVFGDDYAHGTHIQSFSSASLFPSSSRRDVYYSCGACGYELNLSSINRNTSTIGSKYGKSIKRGIISFLNIDESRFTQVDELQCVPHFSKNSWGLFRRRIKLLCRKCGNYIGNAHSNHTASSPLVSDGSDSSSLPNEVSRCMKYEVKIRALQPSSSNEFEPSII
- the LOC103487586 gene encoding long chain acyl-CoA synthetase 9, chloroplastic, with the protein product MSAYIVGVLVPLVVTLFFRNSKKTKKRGLPVDAGGDPGFAVRNSKCTEPVETAWEGIFTLAELFEYSCKQHQDRRLLGTRKLIEKETEVTADGRSFEKVHLGDYEWLTYGQAFEAVCSFASGLVQIGHNKGERAAIFADTREEWFIALQGCFRRNITVVTIYASLGEEALCHSLNETEVTTVICGHKELSKLLGISGQLKTVKNVICMDEIPQSIINSEPNGDWKITSFAKVQLLGQECNVGAELPMSADIAVIMYTSGSTGLPKGVMMTHANVLATVSAVMTIVPGLGKKDTYLAYLPMAHILELAAENVMAGVGCAIGYGSPLTLTDTSNKIKRGTKGDATALVPTVMTAVPAILDRVREGVLKKVNGTGGLAKKLFDLAYSRRLSAMNGSWFGAWGLEKLLWNFLVFRKVQAILGGRLRFLLSGGAPLSGDTQRFINICLSAPIGQGYGLTETCAGGTFSEFDDLTVGRVGAPLPCSFVKLIDWPEGGYLTSDLPRPRGEIVIGGPNVTLGYFKNEEKTKESYKVDERGMRWFYTGDIGQFHADGCLEIIDRKKDIVKLQHGEYVSLGKVEAALSVSPYVDNIMLHADPFHSFCVALVVASQHAVEGWASKQGIDTSDFAELCRKEEVVKEVHASLIKEAKKARLEKFEIPAKIKLLSNPWTPESGLVTAALKLKRDVIRKAFSEDLSKLYA